One genomic window of Diospyros lotus cultivar Yz01 chromosome 8, ASM1463336v1, whole genome shotgun sequence includes the following:
- the LOC127808544 gene encoding receptor kinase-like protein Xa21, producing MSEKEAAQKEIVVAVKVFKLEEIELKIFEAKSKRLRGLGLGRSPPNLTPVIRSCSLTSLAMKAALRGACTRGSVPSWISSKRRLQIMIGVASGLEYLHERGLLHGDLKPSNVLLDEDMVAPLSDFGITKSEKTKKQSRLLGLKNCTHLCILIQNIDRKHRQMEIVECSEELAADRMVVECSEELAADTMDIKDVVDKLKTIRDELLRQTHR from the exons ATGAGTGAGAAAGAAGCAGCCCAAAAGGAAATTGTGGTGGCAGTGAAGGTGTTCAAGCTGGaggaaattgaattgaaaattttcgaAGCAAAGTCGAAGAGGCTGCGGGGGCTGGGACTGGGACGTAGCCCTCCGAATCTGACTCCGGTCATCCGCAGTTGCTCGTTAACTTCTCTGGCTATG AAGGCAGCCTTGAGGGGTGCTTGCACTCGGGGAAGTGTTCCCAGCTGGATATCAAGCAAGCGGAGGTTGCAGATAATGATCGGTGTGGCTTCTGGATTGGAATATCTTCATGAAAGAGGATTGCTTCACGGCGATTTGAAGCCGAGCAATGTCCTGCTAGACGAGGATATGGTCGCTCCTCTCAGTGATTTTGGCATTACAAAGTCGGAGAAGACGAAGAAGCAGAGTAGGCTGCTAGGCCTGAAAAACTGTACCCACCTGTGTATTCTGATCCAG AATATTGACCGAAAACACCGGCAAA TGGAAATTGTGGAATGCTCTGAAGAATTGGCTGCAGACAGGATGGTTGTGGAATGCTCTGAAGAATTGGCTGCAGACACGATGGATATCAAAGATGTGGTGGACAAGCTCAAGACAATACGAGATGAACTACTACGTCAAACACATCGATGA